In Apilactobacillus bombintestini, one genomic interval encodes:
- the tsaB gene encoding tRNA (adenosine(37)-N6)-threonylcarbamoyltransferase complex dimerization subunit type 1 TsaB — MKVLALDTSNRQLTVAILDDDQILATETTTVHQKHAEYLLPIIDDLVKKTDLKPTDLQRVVVANGPGSYTGIRIATATAKTLAYTLGIDLVCVSSLQTLALNVKEEGSLVMPIFDARNNNVFTGLYKIKDGLPVAVLNDCHSDFDKWMDKISYSNEHVYAVGSDARNFTDALKKKFGEHLSFVDSFDNLPQAARLGLYGETLTPVKNIHTVVPNYLRLTKAEADWKAKHPGEEDTSYVEKVN; from the coding sequence ATGAAAGTATTGGCATTAGATACATCTAATCGGCAATTAACGGTTGCTATTTTAGATGATGATCAAATTTTAGCAACTGAAACAACTACTGTTCATCAAAAACATGCGGAATATTTATTGCCCATTATTGATGATTTAGTTAAGAAAACAGATTTAAAACCAACTGATTTACAAAGAGTTGTGGTTGCTAACGGTCCAGGTTCATATACTGGAATTCGTATTGCCACGGCTACTGCAAAAACATTAGCCTACACATTGGGAATTGATTTAGTTTGTGTATCTAGCTTACAAACATTAGCACTAAACGTTAAAGAAGAAGGTAGCTTAGTTATGCCTATCTTTGATGCTAGAAATAATAATGTTTTTACAGGATTATATAAAATAAAAGACGGCCTACCAGTTGCTGTATTAAACGATTGTCACTCCGATTTTGATAAATGGATGGACAAGATTTCATATTCCAATGAACATGTCTATGCAGTTGGTAGTGACGCTCGTAATTTTACAGATGCTTTAAAGAAAAAGTTTGGTGAACATTTATCATTTGTGGATAGTTTTGACAATTTACCTCAAGCTGCACGTTTGGGATTGTATGGAGAAACTTTAACACCAGTGAAAAATATTCACACGGTGGTACCTAATTATCTACGTTTAACCAAAGCTGAAGCAGACTGGAAAGCAAAACATCCCGGGGAAGAAGATACTTCATATGTTGAAAAAGTTAATTAA
- a CDS encoding acyl-[acyl-carrier-protein] thioesterase produces MQPSVFSEKHRVTYYEADFTKRMTLAMMLDVIILTSEDHSDELGVGADFVRQFGVTWVVIQYNVDINRMPLVDENITIYTKSKSYNKYFAYREFTIEDEKGNELVHMTGLWAAMNYEARKIASIPKETVEPFGAEKVNQVPRMGKPKKVDFDNADSKEYQVRYTDIDSNKHVNNAHYMDWMVNVLPSEFLTNHTPCHFDLRYENEVKYGTDVNVKSYYNMDKLDDGRILTRHQIMSGDSHSAISNIMWRAND; encoded by the coding sequence ATGCAACCAAGCGTTTTTAGTGAAAAGCACCGTGTAACTTATTATGAAGCGGACTTCACCAAGCGAATGACTTTGGCTATGATGCTGGACGTTATTATCTTAACTTCCGAAGATCATAGTGATGAATTAGGAGTAGGTGCTGATTTTGTAAGACAATTTGGTGTTACTTGGGTAGTTATTCAATACAATGTTGATATTAATCGTATGCCATTGGTTGATGAAAATATAACTATATACACTAAATCTAAATCATATAATAAGTACTTTGCTTACCGTGAATTTACTATTGAAGATGAAAAAGGTAACGAGTTAGTTCATATGACTGGTTTATGGGCTGCTATGAATTATGAAGCTAGAAAGATTGCTTCTATTCCAAAGGAAACAGTGGAACCATTTGGTGCAGAAAAAGTAAACCAAGTACCTAGAATGGGTAAACCTAAGAAAGTTGACTTTGATAATGCAGATTCTAAGGAATACCAAGTTCGTTACACTGATATTGATTCTAATAAGCATGTAAATAACGCACATTATATGGATTGGATGGTAAATGTTTTACCTTCTGAATTTTTGACTAACCATACACCATGTCATTTTGATTTAAGATATGAAAATGAAGTTAAATATGGTACAGATGTTAATGTAAAGAGTTATTACAATATGGATAAGCTAGATGATGGTCGTATCTTAACTAGACACCAAATTATGAGTGGAGACAGTCATTCAGCTATTTCTAATATTATGTGGCGTGCAAACGATTAA
- the rsmI gene encoding 16S rRNA (cytidine(1402)-2'-O)-methyltransferase gives MQEQHSFISNNDKGILYLVPTPIGNLEDMTYRAIRTLKEVDLIAAENPGHTQQLLNRFEIDTKKISFREDNKEYRIDELIEDLNNGMNVAQVSDAGMPSISDPGQELVSACVKNNINVVPLPGANAGITALIASGLLPQPFYFYGFLNRKKSEQLDELKKLNLHSETLIFYEAPHRLAKTLKNMKSVFGENRLAVLCRELTKKFEEFDRGTLAELLEWANSNQVRGEFVVIVQGNSHADEESDKNDELSGLSIKDQVEVFIKKGMKTNAAIKEVAKLHNVKKQEIYNIYHEI, from the coding sequence TTGCAAGAACAACATAGTTTTATCTCCAATAATGATAAAGGAATTTTATACTTAGTTCCTACACCTATTGGAAACTTAGAAGATATGACCTATCGTGCAATTCGTACTTTAAAAGAAGTCGATTTAATTGCCGCTGAAAATCCAGGTCATACTCAACAATTATTAAATCGTTTTGAAATTGATACCAAAAAGATTAGTTTTAGAGAAGATAATAAAGAATATCGAATCGACGAACTAATTGAAGATCTAAATAATGGCATGAATGTTGCACAAGTTAGTGATGCAGGGATGCCTTCGATTAGTGATCCAGGACAAGAACTAGTAAGTGCTTGTGTTAAAAATAATATTAATGTGGTTCCTCTACCAGGTGCTAATGCTGGTATAACAGCATTAATTGCTTCTGGATTGTTACCACAACCATTTTATTTTTATGGATTCTTAAATCGTAAGAAAAGTGAACAACTGGATGAATTAAAGAAATTAAATCTTCATAGCGAAACTTTGATTTTTTATGAAGCCCCACATCGTTTAGCTAAAACTCTAAAGAACATGAAGAGTGTATTTGGAGAAAATCGTTTAGCTGTATTATGTAGAGAATTAACTAAAAAATTTGAAGAATTTGATAGAGGAACTCTTGCAGAATTACTAGAATGGGCTAACAGTAACCAAGTTAGAGGTGAATTCGTAGTAATTGTTCAAGGAAATTCTCACGCAGATGAAGAAAGTGATAAGAATGATGAATTATCAGGCTTATCTATAAAAGACCAAGTGGAAGTATTTATAAAAAAAGGTATGAAAACTAATGCTGCAATTAAGGAAGTAGCTAAGTTGCATAATGTAAAGAAACAAGAAATTTATAATATCTACCACGAAATTTAG
- a CDS encoding DNA replication initiation control protein YabA, with protein MDKRELYDGMKNMEAQTQIMLTKFTELREGLADVMEENAELRIENQHLHDFIAERKNDDEASDNHEPRLSKSRKNLENLYNEGFHVCNQFYGSHREDNESCIFCNEILNR; from the coding sequence TTGGATAAACGTGAATTATATGACGGAATGAAAAACATGGAAGCACAAACTCAAATTATGTTAACTAAGTTCACTGAACTTCGTGAAGGACTAGCCGATGTAATGGAAGAAAATGCCGAATTGCGAATTGAAAATCAGCATCTTCATGATTTTATAGCGGAAAGAAAAAATGATGACGAGGCTAGCGACAATCATGAGCCTCGATTATCTAAGTCTAGAAAGAATCTAGAAAACTTGTACAATGAAGGATTTCACGTATGTAACCAATTTTATGGTTCACACCGTGAAGATAACGAAAGTTGTATTTTTTGTAATGAGATTTTGAATCGCTAA
- the holB gene encoding DNA polymerase III subunit delta', translated as MTENQVIQETELKQKDLMNKFIHVIENHELSHSYLFNGEEGVGKLSLALFITMRMFCKNVTDDSMPCGKCDECRRIATQQHPDVVIIKPEGLSIKVDQIRYLKSEFSKSGLEGNKKFFIIQDAEKMTTGAANSLLKFIEEPGANIVSFLLTTNRNLILPTIISRTQVVDLESLSEDTFNKELEKVGVAPSQFKLLGKLTNRISTVKEWQEEDWIKNSTSVVGHWFDYLTKRDGDAFVIIQSNLMPLMTDNNKKQSLINMLLSIFEDVLNAKYIGNDDFCFPKQAANIKLLASQLSESQLVQIIETILNCNSKMAVNVSFQNILEATTLRILKILE; from the coding sequence ATGACCGAAAATCAAGTTATTCAAGAAACTGAATTAAAACAAAAAGATTTGATGAATAAGTTTATTCATGTAATTGAAAATCATGAATTATCTCATTCATACTTGTTTAATGGAGAAGAAGGGGTAGGAAAGTTATCATTAGCATTATTCATTACTATGCGAATGTTTTGTAAAAATGTTACTGATGACTCGATGCCTTGTGGAAAATGTGATGAGTGTAGACGTATTGCTACGCAACAACATCCGGATGTGGTAATAATTAAGCCTGAGGGTTTAAGCATTAAAGTTGATCAGATTCGTTATTTGAAATCTGAATTTTCTAAAAGTGGTTTAGAAGGAAATAAAAAATTCTTTATAATCCAAGATGCTGAAAAAATGACCACAGGTGCTGCTAACAGTTTGCTAAAATTTATAGAAGAACCTGGTGCTAATATAGTATCCTTTTTATTAACTACTAATAGAAACCTTATCTTACCTACAATTATTTCTAGAACTCAGGTTGTGGACTTAGAATCACTTTCTGAGGACACCTTCAATAAAGAACTAGAAAAAGTAGGTGTGGCACCAAGTCAATTTAAATTATTAGGAAAATTAACTAATCGCATTTCTACCGTTAAAGAATGGCAAGAAGAAGACTGGATAAAAAACTCTACGAGCGTAGTAGGCCACTGGTTTGATTATTTAACCAAGCGAGATGGCGATGCATTTGTAATCATACAATCCAACTTAATGCCACTTATGACAGATAATAATAAAAAACAATCATTGATAAATATGTTATTATCTATTTTTGAAGATGTATTAAATGCTAAATATATAGGAAATGATGATTTTTGTTTTCCTAAGCAAGCTGCCAACATCAAATTATTGGCTAGTCAATTAAGTGAATCTCAATTAGTTCAGATAATTGAAACTATTCTTAATTGCAACAGTAAGATGGCAGTAAATGTTAGTTTTCAAAATATTTTGGAAGCTACTACTTTAAGAATATTAAAGATTTTAGAATAG
- a CDS encoding cyclic-di-AMP receptor produces MKLLIVIVQNKDANKLQNAFAKSNVHQTKLSTTGGFLKSGNTTFMIGIEDNRVQDVLDIIKKVSSKREQYMTPPVNLDGGVSDASYPVKIEVGGATVMEMPMDNFYRF; encoded by the coding sequence ATGAAACTTTTAATTGTGATTGTACAAAATAAAGACGCTAACAAACTTCAAAATGCATTTGCAAAGAGTAATGTACACCAAACTAAGTTATCCACAACTGGCGGTTTTTTGAAGTCTGGAAACACCACCTTTATGATTGGAATTGAAGATAATAGAGTACAAGACGTGTTAGATATTATTAAGAAAGTATCCAGCAAACGTGAACAATACATGACTCCTCCAGTTAACTTAGATGGTGGGGTATCTGATGCCTCATATCCTGTAAAAATTGAAGTAGGCGGTGCAACCGTAATGGAAATGCCTATGGACAATTTTTATCGCTTTTAA
- the tmk gene encoding dTMP kinase, translating to MSGKFITFEGTDGAGKTTILNMVLKHLEATMKDNLVTSREPGGNPIAESIRQVILDRNNVDMDPKTEALLYAAARRQNIVETVKPALENNKLVICDRYLDSSIAYQGGGRNIGEKAINDMNQFATDGFLPDLTIYFNLPVEDGLKRIAQNRDENDIDRLDVETIDFHHRVHDAYQRLMKEYPDRIYAVDARQSIDDVYEDVMKILQPYVNEFKD from the coding sequence ATGTCCGGTAAGTTTATAACATTTGAGGGAACAGATGGTGCAGGAAAGACCACTATCCTAAATATGGTGTTAAAACATTTAGAAGCCACTATGAAAGATAATTTGGTTACAAGTAGAGAACCTGGTGGTAATCCAATCGCGGAAAGTATTCGCCAAGTGATTTTGGATCGTAATAATGTAGATATGGATCCTAAAACAGAAGCATTATTATATGCTGCTGCTCGTCGCCAAAATATAGTAGAAACTGTAAAACCAGCGCTAGAAAATAACAAATTAGTTATTTGTGATCGCTATTTAGACAGTTCTATCGCTTATCAAGGTGGTGGAAGAAACATTGGTGAAAAAGCAATTAATGATATGAATCAATTTGCTACTGATGGCTTCTTACCTGATTTAACTATCTATTTTAATTTACCAGTAGAAGATGGTTTGAAACGTATCGCTCAAAATCGTGATGAAAATGATATCGATAGATTAGACGTTGAAACCATTGATTTTCATCATAGAGTTCATGATGCATATCAAAGATTGATGAAAGAATACCCAGATCGTATTTATGCAGTGGATGCTAGACAATCGATTGATGATGTTTATGAAGATGTGATGAAGATTTTACAACCATATGTAAATGAATTTAAAGACTAA
- a CDS encoding YaaL family protein, with amino-acid sequence MLGFRRFPKNVGRQYDEFLLDSIDRAKDEWDQAAETEQAISEVDGEIVAQTRLARQKYLFLYREARERNVSNNRIQSSVIDY; translated from the coding sequence ATGTTAGGCTTTAGAAGATTTCCTAAAAATGTGGGAAGACAATATGATGAGTTTTTGTTAGATTCTATCGATAGAGCTAAAGATGAATGGGATCAAGCTGCAGAAACAGAACAAGCTATTTCTGAAGTTGATGGTGAAATTGTTGCGCAAACTCGCTTAGCACGTCAAAAGTATTTATTCTTGTATCGTGAAGCTAGAGAACGTAATGTTTCAAATAATCGAATTCAATCTTCGGTTATTGATTACTAA
- the recR gene encoding recombination mediator RecR — MQYPEPIAKLIDSFMRLPGVGHKTAIRLAYYVVDMNKDDVKKFSSALNETKDKLMYCSVCGNLTDEDPCVICRDKNRDQSQVLVVEQPKDIMVMEKMKDYHGLYHVLNGVLSPIEGKGPEDLNIKSLIKRLQSNSEIKEVIIATNATPEGEATAMYLSRLIKPAGIKVTRLAHGLSVGSDIEYADEMTLSRAVSGRTEM; from the coding sequence ATGCAATATCCGGAACCAATTGCTAAATTAATTGATAGTTTCATGCGTTTACCTGGCGTTGGTCATAAGACAGCCATTCGATTAGCATATTATGTGGTTGATATGAATAAGGATGATGTAAAGAAGTTTTCTTCAGCTTTAAATGAAACAAAGGACAAGTTAATGTATTGTTCTGTTTGTGGAAATTTAACTGATGAAGACCCTTGCGTTATTTGTCGTGATAAAAATCGTGATCAATCACAAGTATTGGTTGTTGAACAACCTAAAGACATAATGGTTATGGAAAAAATGAAAGATTACCATGGCCTATATCATGTTTTGAATGGTGTGTTATCACCAATAGAAGGTAAAGGACCAGAAGATTTAAATATTAAATCGTTAATTAAACGCCTACAAAGTAATAGTGAAATCAAAGAAGTGATTATTGCTACTAACGCTACTCCTGAAGGTGAAGCAACGGCAATGTATCTATCTAGATTAATTAAGCCAGCAGGTATTAAGGTTACTAGATTGGCACATGGATTATCAGTAGGTAGTGATATCGAATACGCCGATGAAATGACTCTTTCTAGAGCGGTTTCAGGCAGAACTGAAATGTAG
- a CDS encoding YbaB/EbfC family nucleoid-associated protein yields MMNGMNMGKMMKQVKQLQKQMGAEQEQINSTEFVGKAPEDMVTVTFSGDRKMKDMKIKPEALDPEDPDMTSDLVISAVNDALSQIEKTTQDSLGKYTKGIPGM; encoded by the coding sequence ATGATGAATGGTATGAACATGGGAAAAATGATGAAACAGGTAAAACAATTACAAAAACAAATGGGTGCAGAACAAGAACAAATTAACAGCACCGAATTTGTTGGTAAAGCACCTGAAGATATGGTTACAGTAACTTTTTCTGGTGACAGAAAGATGAAAGACATGAAGATTAAACCAGAAGCATTAGATCCAGAAGATCCTGATATGACTTCTGACTTAGTTATCAGTGCTGTAAATGATGCATTATCACAAATTGAAAAAACTACACAAGATTCTTTAGGTAAATACACAAAAGGTATTCCAGGAATGTAA
- the dnaX gene encoding DNA polymerase III subunit gamma/tau: protein MSYQALYRVWRPQRFDDVIGQNIITKTLKNAIITNQLSHAYLFAGPRGTGKTSAAKILAKAINCPNQKDGEPCNECEICKSITNGTLNDVIEIDAASNNGVEEIRDVRDKAKYAPTQATYKVYIIDEVHMLSTGAFNALLKTLEEPPAHVIFILATTEPQKIPATIISRMQRFDFKRITSKDILDRMEYILNQKDIEYDDKALKVIAKAAEGGMRDALSILDQVLSFGMDKVSYENALEVTGTVTKDLLAKYLENVINNDVKDALLNVREMLESGKDAARFVEDVIKYCQDLLLYQQSPEMVEESELGVMDDSFKKISDEIKPTTIYQMIVDLNDIQNQMRYTMHPDVYLDVLTVKLGTIGDQEVNTQTVANSATNVKPSAPAVNNNEVAELKKEISNLQNQVQKLSQSSGGSVNNTASQPVEHAQATQHRAPAHRGNDEHINLTQIYPILDNATRKDLVNVQGIWDELLQHLDVTKRAMMNVSKPVAASHDGVVVSFEYPFLFTKANNDRELSDALDNTLDSILGYVPKIVFIPGDKWPEIRKGYIVAQKNNDRPTSENSDKNEQSSVENSEEKPDNVNETDEKEPKIVKQATQLFGKDILDIKDD, encoded by the coding sequence ATGAGTTATCAAGCTTTATATCGAGTATGGAGACCGCAACGTTTTGATGATGTTATTGGTCAAAATATCATTACGAAGACGTTAAAAAATGCGATTATAACTAATCAATTGAGCCATGCTTATTTATTTGCCGGTCCACGAGGAACGGGGAAAACTTCAGCTGCTAAAATTTTAGCAAAAGCCATTAATTGTCCTAATCAAAAAGATGGGGAACCATGTAATGAATGCGAAATTTGTAAAAGCATTACTAATGGAACTTTAAATGATGTAATCGAAATTGATGCTGCTTCTAACAATGGGGTAGAAGAAATTAGAGATGTTCGTGATAAAGCTAAATATGCACCAACACAGGCTACTTATAAAGTCTACATTATTGATGAAGTTCACATGCTTTCTACAGGTGCTTTTAATGCATTGCTAAAAACACTAGAAGAACCACCTGCTCATGTAATTTTCATATTAGCAACTACGGAACCACAAAAGATTCCAGCTACAATTATCTCTAGAATGCAAAGATTTGATTTTAAGCGAATCACTTCTAAAGATATTTTGGATAGAATGGAATATATTTTGAATCAAAAGGATATAGAATATGATGACAAAGCATTAAAAGTCATTGCTAAAGCCGCTGAAGGTGGAATGCGTGATGCTTTGAGTATTCTAGATCAGGTTTTGTCATTTGGAATGGATAAGGTTAGCTATGAGAATGCACTGGAAGTAACTGGAACAGTTACTAAAGATTTACTGGCAAAATATTTAGAGAACGTAATTAACAATGATGTAAAAGATGCGTTATTGAATGTTCGTGAAATGTTGGAGTCAGGTAAGGATGCAGCACGTTTTGTAGAAGACGTTATTAAATATTGCCAAGATTTATTGTTATATCAACAATCACCTGAAATGGTGGAAGAATCTGAATTAGGTGTTATGGATGATTCATTTAAAAAGATTTCTGATGAAATTAAACCTACTACCATCTATCAAATGATTGTGGATTTAAATGATATTCAAAATCAAATGCGTTATACCATGCACCCAGATGTATATTTGGATGTCTTAACTGTTAAGTTAGGTACTATTGGTGATCAAGAAGTTAATACACAAACCGTTGCTAATTCTGCAACTAACGTTAAACCAAGTGCACCAGCCGTTAATAATAATGAAGTAGCGGAACTAAAGAAAGAAATTTCTAATTTACAAAATCAAGTTCAAAAATTATCACAAAGTTCTGGCGGCTCAGTAAACAATACTGCTAGTCAACCTGTAGAACATGCACAGGCAACACAACATAGAGCTCCTGCTCATCGTGGTAATGATGAACATATTAACTTAACACAAATTTATCCAATACTTGATAATGCTACTAGAAAAGATTTAGTAAATGTGCAAGGTATATGGGATGAATTGTTGCAACATTTAGATGTAACTAAACGTGCGATGATGAATGTTTCTAAACCAGTGGCAGCTAGTCACGATGGGGTAGTAGTATCATTTGAATATCCATTCTTATTTACTAAAGCTAATAATGATAGAGAATTAAGTGATGCATTGGATAATACACTAGATTCCATTTTGGGATATGTTCCTAAGATAGTATTTATTCCTGGTGATAAATGGCCAGAAATTAGAAAAGGATACATTGTTGCACAGAAAAACAATGATAGACCTACTAGTGAAAATAGTGATAAAAATGAACAATCATCTGTTGAAAATTCTGAAGAAAAACCTGATAATGTTAATGAAACAGATGAAAAAGAACCTAAAATTGTTAAACAAGCTACCCAATTATTTGGGAAAGATATATTAGATATTAAAGATGATTAA
- the tadA gene encoding tRNA adenosine(34) deaminase TadA, translated as MDKNKEYFMKIALQEAKKAALIQEVPIGAIVVYDGKIIGRGHNLREHSQNTIDHAEMVAIDEACRNLRSWRLADCDLYVTIEPCLMCAGAIINARVKNVYYGAPDYKAGAAESLYNVFNDSRLNHLVHAEGGILSTECGQIMKDFFKKARKKRKAQKRANMVEK; from the coding sequence ATGGATAAAAATAAAGAATACTTTATGAAAATAGCACTTCAGGAAGCTAAGAAGGCTGCATTAATACAAGAAGTTCCAATTGGTGCAATTGTAGTTTACGATGGAAAAATAATTGGACGTGGACACAATTTAAGAGAACATAGTCAAAATACTATTGATCACGCTGAAATGGTGGCAATAGATGAGGCATGTAGAAATCTAAGAAGTTGGCGTTTAGCTGATTGTGATTTATACGTAACGATTGAACCTTGCTTGATGTGTGCAGGAGCAATCATTAATGCAAGGGTTAAAAATGTTTATTATGGTGCGCCTGATTATAAAGCAGGGGCTGCCGAAAGTTTATATAATGTTTTTAATGACAGTCGATTGAATCATTTGGTACATGCTGAAGGAGGCATACTAAGTACTGAATGTGGACAAATTATGAAAGACTTTTTCAAAAAAGCTCGTAAAAAAAGAAAAGCACAAAAAAGAGCAAATATGGTTGAAAAATAG
- a CDS encoding class I SAM-dependent methyltransferase, translating to MNEFYYTPNPHVVHELHTWNFDLLGNTLTFTTDNGVFSKRTVDFGSKTLVENVNFDKIPAGDILDLGCGYGPMGISLAKVHPDRNFEMVDVNNLALSLAKNNAEQNHVSNVNIHNSDVYENVENKFAAIVTNPPVRAGKKIVDAMISGATQHLVENGTLTVVLQKKQGAPSAKKLMKSLFGNCEIIKKNKGYYILESVYNG from the coding sequence ATGAACGAATTCTATTATACACCGAACCCACATGTTGTCCATGAACTTCATACATGGAATTTTGATTTATTAGGGAACACATTAACCTTTACTACAGACAATGGAGTTTTTTCTAAAAGAACTGTTGATTTTGGTTCAAAAACTTTAGTAGAAAATGTTAATTTTGATAAAATTCCTGCCGGAGATATTTTGGATTTAGGTTGTGGATATGGACCTATGGGTATTTCTTTAGCCAAAGTTCATCCTGATCGTAATTTTGAAATGGTAGATGTTAATAATTTAGCATTGTCCTTAGCTAAAAATAATGCTGAACAAAATCATGTAAGTAATGTTAATATTCATAATTCTGATGTTTATGAAAATGTAGAAAACAAATTTGCTGCTATCGTAACTAATCCACCAGTAAGGGCTGGTAAGAAAATAGTAGATGCAATGATTTCTGGTGCTACACAACATCTAGTGGAAAATGGAACACTAACTGTAGTTTTACAAAAGAAACAAGGGGCTCCATCAGCTAAAAAATTAATGAAGTCATTATTTGGTAATTGTGAAATCATTAAGAAGAACAAGGGATACTACATTTTAGAGAGTGTTTATAATGGATAA
- a CDS encoding redoxin NrdH yields the protein MAKVTVYSKNNCMQCKMTKRFLSEHDIDFEERNINEQPEYVSYLKSKGFMSLPVVEADGIDAISGFRPDQLSQLA from the coding sequence ATGGCTAAAGTAACTGTGTACTCAAAGAACAATTGCATGCAATGCAAAATGACTAAAAGATTTTTAAGTGAACATGATATCGATTTTGAAGAAAGAAACATTAATGAACAACCTGAATATGTTTCTTATCTAAAATCTAAGGGATTCATGTCCCTACCAGTTGTTGAAGCCGATGGTATTGACGCCATTTCAGGTTTCAGACCAGATCAATTGAGTCAACTTGCTTAA